The following coding sequences lie in one candidate division KSB1 bacterium genomic window:
- a CDS encoding nucleotidyltransferase domain-containing protein translates to MSRINGMEKKARARRALLKSELERCLKLLRKHYAPQRILLFGSLADEQVDEWSDIDLVIIKQTKQKFLDRTREVIQLLQPKVGMDILVYTPEEFAQLTQERSFARDEILAKGKVIYEGK, encoded by the coding sequence ATGAGCCGAATCAATGGCATGGAAAAAAAAGCCCGTGCGCGACGAGCCCTTCTGAAATCTGAATTGGAGCGCTGCCTCAAGCTCCTTCGAAAGCACTACGCCCCCCAGCGTATTCTACTCTTTGGCTCCCTTGCCGATGAGCAAGTCGATGAATGGTCGGATATTGACTTGGTTATCATCAAACAGACCAAGCAAAAATTTCTTGACCGAACGCGTGAGGTGATACAGCTCCTGCAGCCAAAGGTTGGGATGGACATTCTCGTTTACACTCCTGAAGAGTTTGCCCAACTTACGCAGGAGCGCTCGTTCGCACGGGATGAAATCCTTGCCAAAGGAAAGGTGATCTATGAAGGAAAGTGA